Proteins encoded by one window of Candidatus Stoquefichus sp. SB1:
- a CDS encoding MATE family efflux transporter: MNGLRNYIGSKAFYKRACLIAIPLGLQQLITSCMGIIDSLMVSWIGQVTAVGTAVQLETLCTSVSWACAAGVGIYSVQFFGAGDLKNLRRSFGLSLVLAVISGGFWFLLAAFFGKDILSFYIQDVTVVNNGLQYLNIAMFSYIFLALEFAFNIIYRNINKPRVPLFIGLMTMVINVVCNYVFIFGLYGFPEMGIQGAALGTCMAHMSGVIVHFIYAYHTHQPFLGHFHELFSFDTLFVKNIMRKTQPMIINELFFGFGSTLFIKAFGALGTSSMDAYYVGAKISDIFYAFANGFSNAVAAIIGMSLGAGDIDKAKREANYFVSMAICLSVGVMGLIFTAAPLFVSIFDLNSFSVIHEAILIVKVFALRIALRFFIVIVFSSLRAGGDSKVLTILDSGLMWSIGIPLAFLSVHFFHIHSIALVFLICQIEQVIRVCFGMKRYAKGEWAINLTALISK; encoded by the coding sequence ATGAATGGACTTAGAAATTATATAGGATCTAAAGCCTTTTATAAACGTGCTTGTCTGATTGCTATTCCATTAGGATTACAGCAGTTAATTACAAGCTGTATGGGAATTATTGATTCGCTTATGGTCTCTTGGATTGGTCAGGTTACAGCTGTTGGAACAGCCGTTCAATTAGAAACATTATGTACATCAGTTTCTTGGGCATGTGCGGCAGGGGTAGGTATTTATTCGGTTCAGTTTTTTGGTGCTGGTGATTTAAAGAACTTGAGACGTTCATTTGGGTTGAGTCTCGTATTGGCAGTTATTTCTGGGGGATTTTGGTTTTTATTAGCTGCATTTTTTGGTAAGGATATTTTAAGTTTTTATATACAGGATGTGACAGTAGTTAATAATGGCTTGCAATATTTAAACATTGCTATGTTTTCTTATATTTTTTTAGCTTTAGAATTTGCTTTTAATATCATTTATCGCAATATCAATAAACCACGAGTTCCTTTGTTTATTGGTTTAATGACTATGGTTATCAATGTAGTCTGTAACTATGTTTTTATTTTTGGATTATATGGTTTTCCTGAAATGGGAATCCAAGGAGCAGCGTTAGGAACCTGCATGGCTCATATGAGTGGGGTTATTGTTCATTTTATTTATGCCTATCATACTCATCAGCCATTTCTTGGTCATTTCCATGAATTGTTTTCTTTTGATACATTATTTGTTAAAAATATTATGCGTAAGACTCAACCAATGATTATTAATGAGTTATTCTTTGGCTTTGGGTCGACTTTATTTATTAAAGCTTTTGGTGCTTTAGGAACAAGTTCAATGGATGCTTATTATGTAGGTGCAAAGATTTCAGATATTTTTTATGCTTTTGCTAACGGTTTTTCAAATGCAGTTGCTGCTATTATTGGAATGTCTTTGGGGGCTGGCGATATTGATAAAGCCAAACGTGAAGCTAATTATTTCGTCAGTATGGCCATTTGTTTATCGGTTGGAGTGATGGGATTAATTTTCACAGCTGCACCATTATTCGTTTCTATTTTTGATCTTAATAGTTTTTCCGTTATTCATGAGGCTATCTTAATTGTTAAAGTTTTTGCTTTAAGAATTGCTTTACGTTTCTTTATTGTCATTGTCTTTTCATCACTTCGTGCTGGTGGTGATTCAAAAGTATTAACAATTTTAGATAGTGGATTAATGTGGAGCATAGGTATTCCGCTCGCTTTTTTAAGTGTTCATTTCTTCCATATCCATAGTATTGCTCTTGTCTTTTTGATTTGTCAAATTGAACAGGTTATTCGTGTTTGTTTTGGTATGAAACGTTATGCTAAAGGAGAATGGGCCATTAATTTGACAGCTTTGATTTCTAAATAA